The Chloroflexus aggregans DSM 9485 genome segment TCACGTTACCGTCCGGTCCAATCACGTGACCATAACGCACCCGATGACTCCGCAACCGTCCCGGCCGTATCGGTCGAAAGATCTTTACGGCAATCGATTGAGCATCCGGCCCACTTAGCCGTATAATGCCAATGCCGCCCTCACCCGGCGGAGTTGCAATTGCTGCAATCGTGTCACTCATTGAGGTCCTGTGCGTCTGTTAACTACCCTTTTCCGCTTGATCACGCTCTTAAATGCCCTTGCTACCTTGAGCGGCTTGCGTGGTCTCACTTGGAGTGAACGTCTCGCTGTGCCATTAACCATCTTAAGCTGGCACCAACCGGCTGCCGGTTGGCAAGCACATCTGTTGCTCATTCTACCGGCACTAGTAGGCCAGCTCATCCTTGCCACAGCCCGCCGCCGTGATCTCGATCCACGTCGACGCTTGCACCCCGGTCGGTACCCAGATCGGGTGATTACCCGTCTTGACCTACCGGCTCGCCACGGTCCGGTACCGGCACTCCATATTGTGCCACGCGGCGGTGCCACCACTGCAATATTGGTAACGCACGGCTCCGGCTGTGACAAAACCTTTTACGCCTGGCGATTAGTAGATGCGTTAATCGAGCGTGGGATGGCAGTGGTGTTGATCGACCTCGATGGGCATGGCGAAAGTCCACGGCCACAAGCCTATCCGCAGATGGTTGAGAGTGTCGCCGATCCGCTACGATGGTTACAACAGCGCTACGAGCGGATTGGCGCAATCGGCATGAGCCTTGGTGGCGCCGTTCTCGCCCGCGCCGTTGCCGACGGCACACCGGTCGATGCGTTGGCGCTATGGGAGGTCCCGCCACGGTTACGCCTAAATAGCCGTGAATATCGGCAGGTGCAAATCCGCGAAGCCCTCGCGATTATCCAACCACGACTGCTCCACCTCTTCACAGACGGGGCAATCGACCACGTGATACGGGCATGGCAGACGAGTGGCATTCGTGCAACCATTGGTACGTGGGATTTATTCGATGCTCTTAACCTACCGGACAGCCTCCACATCCTTGGCCGGCATCATACACCGCTGTTGTTAGTCTACGCCGGACGTGATGCAGTCGTCCCGCCGGCAGCCGCTGCCGAAGTTGCAGCCCTCACTGCCGACTGGGCCGAATACCATTACTTGCCGTTTGCCAGCCATATCTCGCTGCCGATCGACCTTGCCTGCATCAACCTCACCACCGACTGGCTACAACAGCGGCTGAGCCGGCTCACCAATGCCGCGAATTCACCGGACTATCGCCTAACGCGGGGTTAGAATGGCATCGATCAGACCATATTCTACCGCCTGTGATGCCGTCATATAAAAATCTCGACTGAAATCGGCCTCTAACCGCTCGACCGTCTGACCGGAATGTTTCGCCATAATCTCGCGCAGCAATCGCTGTAGGCGCAACATCTCGTCTACAGCAATCTGTACATCTGGCGCATACCCCTCGACGCCACCGCCTGCCGGATGCGAATGAATTGTCGCATGCGGTAACGCAAACCGCTTGCCTTTTGCTCCTGCACAGAGCAACACCGTTGCCATACTCGCCGCCCGACCTACGCAGACAGTACAAACATCGGGAGTCACTAACTGCATCGTATCGTAGATCGCTAATCCGGCCCGAATCACTCCGCCGGGGCTATTAATGTACATCCAAATATCACGTTCAGGGTCTTGCTGTTGCAACACCAATAATTGTGCCACTACTGACGAAGCTAACTCATCATCGATCGGCTCACCGATAATGATCACTCGCTCCTTCAATAACCGTGAGAAGATATCCCAACTGCGCTCGCCCCGGCTAGTACGCTCAACAATTGTTGGTACCGGAATAGAAGGCATCACATTCCTCTTTCTGGACTATCAATCAACAGACAACTGCCGTTTACCTGCTTCGATTGCCGTTTTAAGGTTGCTGCACGCATCGCAATTTCGTAAGGCTGTTGATATTGGGCCGGTGCGACCGGCACCACAGCGATCGAGAGGCTGAGTAACGGATAG includes the following:
- a CDS encoding ATP-dependent Clp protease proteolytic subunit; translation: MPSIPVPTIVERTSRGERSWDIFSRLLKERVIIIGEPIDDELASSVVAQLLVLQQQDPERDIWMYINSPGGVIRAGLAIYDTMQLVTPDVCTVCVGRAASMATVLLCAGAKGKRFALPHATIHSHPAGGGVEGYAPDVQIAVDEMLRLQRLLREIMAKHSGQTVERLEADFSRDFYMTASQAVEYGLIDAILTPR
- a CDS encoding alpha/beta hydrolase; protein product: MRLLTTLFRLITLLNALATLSGLRGLTWSERLAVPLTILSWHQPAAGWQAHLLLILPALVGQLILATARRRDLDPRRRLHPGRYPDRVITRLDLPARHGPVPALHIVPRGGATTAILVTHGSGCDKTFYAWRLVDALIERGMAVVLIDLDGHGESPRPQAYPQMVESVADPLRWLQQRYERIGAIGMSLGGAVLARAVADGTPVDALALWEVPPRLRLNSREYRQVQIREALAIIQPRLLHLFTDGAIDHVIRAWQTSGIRATIGTWDLFDALNLPDSLHILGRHHTPLLLVYAGRDAVVPPAAAAEVAALTADWAEYHYLPFASHISLPIDLACINLTTDWLQQRLSRLTNAANSPDYRLTRG